ATTTATCAATATACCGTTACCCATTATGCTTGTCTTATTAACTAATTGTAAATAGCTAAGCGATAAAATTTACATTCCCTTTACAATCAATTGTGAAAATGTCATCAATCTGTCAAATGTTTGAACGATCCTATTTTCTTCTATTGATGATAGACTAGAATGAAGTAAGGAGGTTTGCCAGATTGAACTATCATCAAATATTCAAAGCGAGTCTTTATGAATTTAAAAAACTGTCGGCGTTTCGACTGTTGCCTATCGGTAAAGTATTCACTTATGTTTTTGTATTTGTTTTTTTCTTTACCGGTATTTCATTTTCCCGGTTTATTATTGGAGATGATGTATTATTTGACGCCTCTCCAGACTTACAAGAACAAAGTGAAAAAATTGGGCCACTTATTTTTCCGATAGCCTTTATTTTACAATTAGTCATTAGCACATTTTACATTTTCATTCGAGTAAGTGCTTTTGCTTATATTGGTTCACTTATGATGAAATTAATGAAAAGACGCGGTCAGTACCTTCATATATGGAGAACTTCTGCTATCGCGATGACACTACCTATATTGATAACGATTGTACTCGACTTTTTTCCGGAACTTAAAAGTAGTGGTTTAATTATTTCATCAATTATTCATCTCACTTACATTGTCCTTGCAATAAAGTATTACCCGAAACAACCTCAGTTACAACGTAATCATTAATATTTTTTATCAATTTAAGAATAATTCCTTCTCTAGAACATAAAGTTCCAGAAGGGGGAATTTAAATGAGAATATTACTTTTAGCCGCAGCAATTTTTTTAACCATTCATTTTATTCGCGTTGATTTTGTTGAAGGGACAATCCCTCAACAACTAACAGAAGAAAATCAGGTGCTATGTGAAGATGAAACCCATTCGATTCCTGTAACGTCTATAC
This window of the Sporosarcina ureilytica genome carries:
- a CDS encoding DUF1189 family protein; this encodes MNYHQIFKASLYEFKKLSAFRLLPIGKVFTYVFVFVFFFTGISFSRFIIGDDVLFDASPDLQEQSEKIGPLIFPIAFILQLVISTFYIFIRVSAFAYIGSLMMKLMKRRGQYLHIWRTSAIAMTLPILITIVLDFFPELKSSGLIISSIIHLTYIVLAIKYYPKQPQLQRNH